The window TCGACCGTGATTTGCACTCAGACATAGCGTTTGCATCGAAAAACGGTGTTCTAGTCATCGTCTTGAGGAATCTCCAGTCCCACCTGGCCCGAGCTTGGACGAACTCGCGCGTCGGCATGCAGCACCTCGAGACTCTCACCGCTCAGCACAATGCCATCGTGCAAGCGATACAAGGGCGTGACGGCAAAGCGGCCGCCGAGGCGATGGAAGGACACCTGCTCTGGGCAATGCAGCTCGAGGCGACCAGGGCCAGTGGAGGGAATCGGCCGCCCGACCTGTCCGAGAACCGCCCGCATGTACGGATTGCAGCGGCCCCGGACCGGGCAACTCCAGCAGTCAGCCAGTGAGGCACGGAGGATGTGCTCCTGCATCGCGACGTTGTCGTGGACACAGATAAGCGCATAGCGGTCGGGGCGTAGTAAAGGCTGGCTATAAACCCGCACCCATCACGATTCAGGCCCGTCTGCTCGGAGATCCTTTTCAATCCAAGTGGATTCCCGACCCAAGCCCAGACTTGTCGGATCTACCGAAGGGTTCCAACTCCCGAGGTAGCGACGCCGCGAAGCTCCCGCATGGCTAACGCTTCGTCATCAAGGATCTCATCTGTGACACGAATGACCCGGTAGAGGTCGCGGAAGGCGTGATCTCGCCGTCACGGTTGTCCTGGTCAGCACTCCGCGGCCGCCTCTTCGAGCGTGCCTGGCTGCCGTCCCAACCGCGATCGCCTGCCCATCTCCGAGAAGTCGCCCGACGCCTGATCTCCGAGGTAGGCGGACGTGACGCCATCGCTGTCCATCAGATCATCGGCTGAGCTTTCCCTGACGACTCTCCCCGACTCGATCCAGTAGGCCCTGTTGGCGAGCGGAACCACCCAGTCCACAGCCTGCTCAGCTATCAGAATCGCCGTCCCATCCCTCGCGATACCAGCCAGGGCATCCTGGAGTTCAGTGACGATGGCCGGGGCCAGGCCCGTCGATGGCTCGTCGAGCAGTAGAAGCGCCGGTTTGCGTATCGTCGCTTTGGCTATGGCGAGCATCTGGCGCTCGCCGCCGCTGAGCGTCCCTGCGAGTTGCCTCTGACGTCCCGCAAGACGTGGGAACCGCTCGAAGATTTCGGCGCGTCTCTCCACGATTTGCCGCTTCGAGAGGCGGAGCCCGAACAGCGATAGAAGCAGATTGTCGTCAACGCTTTGGCTCTCGATGGTCGCGCGCCCTTGGGGGACGAAACCGATTCCCCTGTTCACGATTTGGTCTGTGCGAAGCCGATCGATACGCGACCCTCCGTACGTCACCTGTCCCCGGCGGATCTTCACCGCGCCAACGATCGAACTCATCAAAGTCGATTTACCTGCTCCGTTTCGACCGAACATCGCCACAACTTCCCCAGGCCACACCTCAATGTGTACGTCCCTCAGGACGACGGTGTTCCCGTAGCCTGCATAGAGGCCGGCCACACGCAGTGGCGTCTCGTTGGTAGATCGCAGTTCCGCTATGTGAGGTTGGACCCCACCGACACGCGGTTTTCTGTCTTCGATCTTCGGCGTTGCGTGGTCCGGCTCGCTTGTCGGTCGGGATGGTCGGCCCAAGTACGCCTCAATCACGCGGCTGTCATGTCGGACTGCCTGAGGCGTCCCTTCGATTAGACAGCGGCCCTCCGCCAGCGCCGTCACCTTTGTGCACAGCGAGAACATCAACGGAACGTTGTGCTCCACGATCAGGATGGTGACCGGGTGACTTAGTCGGTCCGAAAGTGCACGAAGCAGATCGGCGAAAGCACGGACCTCATCTCCGCTGAGACCGGCGGTCGGTTCGTCGAGAAGGAGCAGCCTCGGCTCCGAGATGAGACACCGGGCAAGCTCCAAACGACGGCGATTTCCGAAGGAGAGCGTGCTAGCCGACTCAGTAAGCCGCCCATCAAATCCGACGTCAGCAAGGATCTGCTCCGCACGAGCACGAAGCGTCCTCTCTTCGCGCTTCGCTGCGCCGATGCGGAGCACACCTCTGAAGAGGCCGGCGTTCGCGAGCCGGTGCGCCCCGACAAGGACGTTGTCCACGGCGTTCAAGTCCTCAAACACAGCCGGCGTTTGGAAAGCTCTGGCGATCCCCGCATCGATCAGTCGGCGAGGCTCCGGCTCGCGCCCGTCGGCGCCGACAGTGACTCGGCCCGCGGTCGGTCGCACGAGCCCTGTCGCGACGTTCAGGGCTGTGGTCTTACCAGCCCCATTCGGTCCGATCAGCCCATGTATCGAACCCTCTTCGACGGCGAAAGAAACCCCGTCCAACGCCCGGACGCCTCCGAAGGAGACACGGACCGACTCGAGCCTGAGGAGGACCGCCGGATCCACGGGCTAGTGTCTGCCCTGTGTTAGGCGAGCTCTCGTCTGCTCGATGGCACCCACAATCCCACGGGGCGCCAGAAGCAAGATCATGAGCATGAATCCCGCGTAGAAGACGTCGAGCCAAGATCCGAGCTGATGAACGAACTGAGGGAGCGCGAATAAGAGGATTGGGCCTACGATCGGACCGATGATGCTCGGAGTCACCCCCCCGACCACTACGTACGAGAGATGAGCGACTGCCACGTCGATGCTATAAGAGTTCGGATTCGTCAGCCCCCAGAGCAATGCTTGTAGTACTCCGGCGAAGGTCACGAGTGTGTTGCCGAGCGCGAAGGCCTGTGTCTGTGTCCGCGCGACATTGATGCCCTGTAGCTCCGCCGCGGCGCGATTGTTCTTGATCGCTACCCACGCGCGGCCCACGCGAGAATGGATCGCAAAGTGCGTCAACACCGCCACTATCGCAGCACACATAACCGCTGTCACCGCGACCTCGTCGGCGGTAAGCGGGCCGACAAGTGGAAGAAACTGGATCGGGACCACCAAGCCGTATCCCCCACCCGTCAAAGGGCCGGCCCAGTTGATCACGGCAAGAAATACGTTTAGAAACGCGAGCGTGATGATGGCGAAGTAGATGCCCGACAGCCGGAGAGCAACCAGTCCGACAAGCCAACCGATTGCACAGCCCAGTAAGACTGCCGCCAACACTGATGGTAGTAGAGGGACGCTATGAATCAGCAAGATCGCGACTGAGGTGGCACCTAGGCCAAGGAAGGCCGGGCTCGCGACAGAAAACAGGCCAGCTACACCCATCACAAGGTTGACCCCGACCGCAACGACGATCAACACGCCCAGTTCTCCAGCAACAAAGCGCGCGAAGGGAGGCAGCAGCGACGCTGCTACCGCGCATAGGGTGCACGCAACGCCCGCGGTGACCGCCGGGACCCGGCCGATCAATACCGCCGGATCCGCTGGCTACCGAGCAGGCCGCTCGGTCGCACTATCAGGACTCCTAGAAGAATGGCGAAGATCGCCACGTCTCGGAGTGCGTCTCCAAAGACTACGACCGCATACGTTTGCGCCAGCCCGAAGATGAATCCCGCCACGACGGCACCCACAACACTGTCAAGTCCGCCGATAACAGCAGCGAAGAATGCCGGGAGAAGAACTGTGGCGCCCAAACCGGGGAACGCCCCTGTCGTCGGAACGAGGAACACACCGGCGACCGCCGCGAGAGCACTGCCCAGGACCCAACTCATTATGAGCATGCGCCTCACCGGAATGCCGCTGATCCCAGCCCGGAAGCGATCTTCGGCGACCGCACGCATGGCCTTCCCATAGGTGGAACGCTGGAACCACACGAAGAGCACGACCGTGACCACCGCGCTCAGGCCTATCGCAAGCAGCGAGTTGGCTTCGAGGCGAACGGTCCCCAGCGAGATAACCCGATCGCCGACAAGCCAAGGCTGGGCGGGAATTGGGGTGTCCGAAAACTTCAGGCGAGCGATGGCCTGCATGAGAATCGAAAGCGCAAAGGTACCGAGGACCACCACCAATTCATCGGCAAATCGGAGCAAGATGCTGGTAAGCGCGAACAGCAGCAGGCCTGCCACGGCACCGGCTGCAAGCGGGCTCGCGATTTGCAGGATCGGTGAGCTAGTCGCGCCGGCAGCCAGCACGTAGGCGTAGCCGCCAACCATCAGCAGCTCACCCTGGGCGAAGTTCAGTATTCCGGTTGACCGGAAGACCATTACAACCCCGACGGCCACGAGCGCATAGATCCCGCCAAGTGCCAACGCTCCCACGAGCAGTGCCATCCGGCGGCCCTACTCTTGGTAGTGTCCGGTCGGCCGAACCGGTGAGTTGCTGCTCATCCTTAGCTTCCCGGCTCGATAGTCACGAACTCGCCGTTCTTAATTTCTATCGGAACAGCGGCGTGAGTGCCCTGATGGTTCTCCTTACTGAAGTTCCGTGGCACACCTATCGGTGCGGCATAGGAGAAGTAGGAATCGCGGCCCGGGACGAAATTGTGAACTCCCTCAAGCGCATCTACGAAGTTGTCACGAGTCACCGACGAGCCGGCATGTCGAAGAGCCTCTGCGAACACATAGAAGTCGACATACCCGGAGACGGTGAATATGTTGGGTGTCCCGGCAGGCCGATTAGGTGCGAACTTGTCCAGTCGCTTGTTCCAGTCGCCCATCGCGCCCGTCTGAGCGGTGACCGGTTGTGAGGAAGAAAGCCAGAAGCAGCGGACGCCCTCTCCGGCCGGCCCGGCAGTCTTGAGTAGCGCGGCGGTCGCCATCGATGCGTCTGCGATGATGGTGGTGTCGGCAACAACGCGCCGCAACTGCGGCACGATCCTGCCTCCATCGACGTCGAGGCCGCAGAGGTAAACAGCCGAGGGGTTGAGACGCGCGACCGAGCTTATCTGCGCTGTGAAGTCAGTGTCACCGCTGTGGAACGACTGAAGGCCCACGATATGCGTCCCCGAAGCTGCGGCGTCCCCTTGGACCAGCTGCACCCCGGACTGACAAAACGCCTGATCGCTCGCGTACAAAATGTCGAGGGTCGCGGCACCGATCGACTGCGCGTACTTGACGACCTCCTGCGACAGGTCCCTCCTTTGCGGCACGCCAGTAAACACATAGCGGCTGAAGGGCTGGAATATGCGCGGGTCCGAAGCTAGCGTGGCATAGAGCGGGACCTTGGACGAGGTGAAGAAGGGCGCCTCGGAGACCGCAGATGTGCTTCCGGCACCAGCAAAGTCGGCGAAGACTCCGTCTTGCTGGACGAGCCGGCGCGCCGCTTCAACCCCTCCCTGCGCGGTTCCAGCATCATCCTCGATCACCAGCTTCACCTTGCGGCCGTTGATTCCGCCATGCGCGTTGATCTCAGATGCGGCGAGTTCGAGGCCAAGCTTGAAGCCCTGACCGGTAGCGCTCCCAGGGCCGGTCAACGCCATATCGCTGCCGATCACGATCTGATTGGACGTCACGCCCGGAGTCGATGGAGCCGAGCCGTCGCTACTGCCGCATCCCGCGAGGACCAGAGGAACAACTGCCAGCAACGCCACGTTCAAGACAGGGTTCCTCGCAGGCCTGCCCGATACTCCCGGTTTCTGCACTTCTCACCTCACAATTTCGCAAACGATTGGAGAACAACCACGCAGCTGGCCGCGTCCGATAGCTGTTAAGACGACCGAAGGCTACTCATCGGATAAGCTAATGTCAAGATGTTTTTTTTAGGGATCAGGCGACGGGAGTTATCCCGAGTGACCGTCAACTTAACTTCCGAGCGCGTCATCCTTTGATTAACTGGCTGCGGCCATCGCCGTACATCACTTGACAGGCCGTGGCTTGCCCGACCGGCGGCGATGCTAAACAGTTCGGCGACTGCGTTGCCTTCCCGCTCAAACGCTGATCCCGAGTGGTCATTGACCAGGTCATCAGCAGTCCGCGAAAACGTTACATCTTGACGAACACCGAGCCGCCCCTGACTTCGACCTGATAGACGCGGACGGGCGTCCGGGCCGGCAACTGGTCGGGCTCACCCGTTACCAGATTGAAGCGCGACCCGTGTAGGGCGCACTCGACGTGATTACCCCAGATATCGCCTTCGCTGAGCGAGTATTCCTCGTGCGTACAGACATCGGATATGGCGTGCCATGACCCATCGCCACTCCTGGCCAGGCAGATCTTCAGGCCGTCAATTGTCACCTGCATGGACTCCTCCGGCTGCAGGTCCGACTCCGTCGCTACCAGATGTTGCACTCGATACCCACTCCTACTCGATTCCTCCTATCGGCGTGGCCACCAATGCCCTGCGCAGGTCCCACGCCTCGTCAGCCAGATTGACCGCCTCGATTCGCATGCGGGAGCCAACGAGCCGACCTGCCCTGCGCACATCCCGGCCCGCGTTGAGACCGACCGCGCCGACAATCTGGCCAGCCTTCAAATAAAACCTCACAAACCTGCGGGATTCCAGAGTTCCTCTCGTGACGGCCTGATCGTGCTCTTGCCACCAGCCGACCGCCTCCAAAGTGCAGTCATATTGGACCGACCAGAACCAATGGGGAGCCTCGTACGGCCGACGGTCTCCGAGGATATTGGCTGCAACGATGGCACCCTGCTTCAGAGCATTGTCGTGGTGCTCGACGCGCAACCATCTTTGGTACACAGGGTTGAAATGATTGGCAACGTCACCGGCAGCAAAAATTCCGTCGGCGCTGCTTCGTCCGAACTCGTCAACGACGATCCCATTGCGACACTCGAGACCAGCGTCAACCGCCAAGTTGACATTGGGTTCCAGACCAATCCCGATAAGAACTACGTCACAATTCAAGACATTGCCATCGTGCAGTGTCAGCTCTAGGTCGGAGCCCGCCCGGACCGCCACAACCTGACTTGAAAGCCGGAGGTTGACCCCGTTCTCGCCGTGCAGGTCGGCGTACATACCCGCGATGTCCTCATCCAACACACGCGCCAAGGGCAGCGGCAAGGCCTCGACGATAGTCACGCTTGCGCCGAGGTGGCGTGCAGAGGCGGCGACCTCGCCCCCGATGAATCCTGCGCCGATGATAACGATGCGCCGACCTGGGCCGAGGGCTTCCTTCAAGGCGCGAGCGTCTTGAAGCGACCGCAGGTACAAAATGCGTCCCTGTGGGTCGTGCCAATCCAATCGCCGGGGCCGGCCGCCAGTGGCTAGAACGAGGTTCGAGTACCTGATGTTGTTGCCGCCGGCTACCTGTACCGCCCGCTCATCTGGGTTCAAGGACACGGCCCGACCATCGATGAGCTCCACATCATTCTCGCGGTACCAATCAACGGGGAGCACGCCCAGCGATTCCGCCGATCGAGTTGACCTCAAGAACTCCTTCGAGAGCGGAGGCCGCTCATACGGGGCCACAGCCTCGTCGGAGATCACGCTGATTCCGCCCGTCCATCCCCCCCGCCTGAGGCCGGAAGCAACTCCGGCGCCAGCAGCGCCACCTCCAACGATTACGACTGGTGACGCCACTCAGACTCTGTTACCGGCTTTCCGGACAGTCCGACCTGCTCGCGCCGGACTTGGATTGCGGCGCCGGGCCACGCTCCGCCGGGACAAATCGGCTCTTGGACTCTTCAGCTGTCGCATATCAGTCTCGCGCGCCGCCGTTTCCCGCCACAACGCCTGCCGACCCGATCGCCCGTGGCGGTAAGCTCAAATCAACGAAAACTCTGCCCGCGGATTCGTAAGCTCCGTACATCCTGACGCTCTCTCGACCACTAAGGCTGAGGCCAGTCGTCAGATCGTATTCCCAGAAATGCCAGGGACACATGAGCATCGGTCGCTCAGTATCGACTCTCAGGTCGGCATCAGACCACGGTCGCTCCTCGACTAGGAGGGGGCTCACGAGGCCGTTACATACCGGGCCGCCAATGTGCGGACAGACGTTCCGCAAAGCGTACCAGCGGTCATACCACCTAAGAACACCGACCTCGCGGCCTTTGACTTGGACTAGACGAACAACGCCGTGCGTGAACTCATCCACCGTCCCCACCTCGAATACCCGATCCGGCCCAGGCTTAGGATCCGGCACTCAGTCTCACCTCGGTACGGCGACCGGTCCCAACGGCACCTCCGACTAAGTCATCCCAACCGAAGAGGCGTGCAGCGTTTTTACCCATGACCTTGGACCGCC of the bacterium genome contains:
- a CDS encoding branched-chain amino acid ABC transporter permease, with protein sequence MALLVGALALGGIYALVAVGVVMVFRSTGILNFAQGELLMVGGYAYVLAAGATSSPILQIASPLAAGAVAGLLLFALTSILLRFADELVVVLGTFALSILMQAIARLKFSDTPIPAQPWLVGDRVISLGTVRLEANSLLAIGLSAVVTVVLFVWFQRSTYGKAMRAVAEDRFRAGISGIPVRRMLIMSWVLGSALAAVAGVFLVPTTGAFPGLGATVLLPAFFAAVIGGLDSVVGAVVAGFIFGLAQTYAVVVFGDALRDVAIFAILLGVLIVRPSGLLGSQRIRRY
- a CDS encoding non-heme iron oxygenase ferredoxin subunit, whose product is MQVTIDGLKICLARSGDGSWHAISDVCTHEEYSLSEGDIWGNHVECALHGSRFNLVTGEPDQLPARTPVRVYQVEVRGGSVFVKM
- a CDS encoding ferredoxin-NAD reductase, with the protein product MASPVVIVGGGAAGAGVASGLRRGGWTGGISVISDEAVAPYERPPLSKEFLRSTRSAESLGVLPVDWYRENDVELIDGRAVSLNPDERAVQVAGGNNIRYSNLVLATGGRPRRLDWHDPQGRILYLRSLQDARALKEALGPGRRIVIIGAGFIGGEVAASARHLGASVTIVEALPLPLARVLDEDIAGMYADLHGENGVNLRLSSQVVAVRAGSDLELTLHDGNVLNCDVVLIGIGLEPNVNLAVDAGLECRNGIVVDEFGRSSADGIFAAGDVANHFNPVYQRWLRVEHHDNALKQGAIVAANILGDRRPYEAPHWFWSVQYDCTLEAVGWWQEHDQAVTRGTLESRRFVRFYLKAGQIVGAVGLNAGRDVRRAGRLVGSRMRIEAVNLADEAWDLRRALVATPIGGIE
- a CDS encoding branched-chain amino acid ABC transporter permease — protein: MIGRVPAVTAGVACTLCAVAASLLPPFARFVAGELGVLIVVAVGVNLVMGVAGLFSVASPAFLGLGATSVAILLIHSVPLLPSVLAAVLLGCAIGWLVGLVALRLSGIYFAIITLAFLNVFLAVINWAGPLTGGGYGLVVPIQFLPLVGPLTADEVAVTAVMCAAIVAVLTHFAIHSRVGRAWVAIKNNRAAAELQGINVARTQTQAFALGNTLVTFAGVLQALLWGLTNPNSYSIDVAVAHLSYVVVGGVTPSIIGPIVGPILLFALPQFVHQLGSWLDVFYAGFMLMILLLAPRGIVGAIEQTRARLTQGRH
- a CDS encoding Rieske (2Fe-2S) protein, which produces MPDPKPGPDRVFEVGTVDEFTHGVVRLVQVKGREVGVLRWYDRWYALRNVCPHIGGPVCNGLVSPLLVEERPWSDADLRVDTERPMLMCPWHFWEYDLTTGLSLSGRESVRMYGAYESAGRVFVDLSLPPRAIGSAGVVAGNGGARD
- a CDS encoding ATP-binding cassette domain-containing protein is translated as MDPAVLLRLESVRVSFGGVRALDGVSFAVEEGSIHGLIGPNGAGKTTALNVATGLVRPTAGRVTVGADGREPEPRRLIDAGIARAFQTPAVFEDLNAVDNVLVGAHRLANAGLFRGVLRIGAAKREERTLRARAEQILADVGFDGRLTESASTLSFGNRRRLELARCLISEPRLLLLDEPTAGLSGDEVRAFADLLRALSDRLSHPVTILIVEHNVPLMFSLCTKVTALAEGRCLIEGTPQAVRHDSRVIEAYLGRPSRPTSEPDHATPKIEDRKPRVGGVQPHIAELRSTNETPLRVAGLYAGYGNTVVLRDVHIEVWPGEVVAMFGRNGAGKSTLMSSIVGAVKIRRGQVTYGGSRIDRLRTDQIVNRGIGFVPQGRATIESQSVDDNLLLSLFGLRLSKRQIVERRAEIFERFPRLAGRQRQLAGTLSGGERQMLAIAKATIRKPALLLLDEPSTGLAPAIVTELQDALAGIARDGTAILIAEQAVDWVVPLANRAYWIESGRVVRESSADDLMDSDGVTSAYLGDQASGDFSEMGRRSRLGRQPGTLEEAAAEC